Proteins from a single region of Stappia sp. ES.058:
- a CDS encoding molybdopterin-dependent oxidoreductase, with the protein MLGSVLAGSVLADGEVVLTVDGRVAGDAPAEFTLADLQALGTERIETTTPWHDGLMVFEGVALSRLMAHVGARGDTLTGIALNDFYTEIPLSDAAEFDVLVAYRANGADLTVRDKGPLFIIYPFDRFPELRNELYYSRSIWQLRRLTVK; encoded by the coding sequence TTGCTGGGGTCCGTTCTTGCAGGCTCCGTCCTGGCGGACGGTGAGGTTGTGCTGACTGTCGACGGTCGCGTCGCCGGCGATGCTCCCGCCGAGTTCACACTGGCCGACCTTCAGGCGCTCGGCACGGAGCGTATCGAAACCACAACGCCCTGGCACGACGGCTTGATGGTCTTCGAGGGCGTGGCATTGTCGAGACTGATGGCGCATGTCGGTGCCAGGGGAGACACGTTGACCGGCATCGCTCTCAACGACTTCTACACCGAGATCCCGCTGTCCGACGCGGCCGAATTCGACGTTCTCGTCGCATACCGTGCAAACGGGGCGGACCTGACGGTGCGCGACAAGGGGCCGCTTTTCATCATCTATCCGTTCGACCGATTTCCGGAGCTGCGGAACGAATTGTACTATTCCCGTTCCATCTGGCAGTTGCGTCGGTTGACGGTGAAATAG
- a CDS encoding FkbM family methyltransferase: MTAFLATHGTSGLVLSLDDEVANERIVSEIKRGRYEASELAIASRFVRESDRVLELGAGVGFISAGVMRNVGPAYYAAVEADARLIPHIRETHDRNAVHGVEVINAAFTSDPETLAAGAVAFTLHREFWRSGIGQTQPGSAETVSVPARDVSRFLDEKDITVLIADIEGAELELLRHMDTAGLEKIVLELHPQRIGKAGVLEIFQILCASGFAYNTALSEGSVVCFEAVTSRSAATQEPAFSTGRA; the protein is encoded by the coding sequence GTGACGGCTTTTCTGGCAACGCATGGAACGAGCGGACTGGTTCTCAGTCTGGATGACGAGGTCGCGAACGAGCGGATTGTCTCGGAAATCAAGCGGGGCCGTTACGAGGCCAGCGAACTCGCGATCGCGTCGCGGTTCGTGCGCGAGAGTGATCGGGTGCTGGAGCTTGGGGCCGGTGTCGGCTTCATTTCCGCCGGGGTGATGCGCAATGTCGGCCCGGCCTATTATGCGGCGGTTGAGGCCGATGCCAGACTGATTCCCCATATTCGCGAGACCCATGACCGCAACGCGGTGCATGGCGTCGAGGTCATCAATGCCGCTTTCACCAGCGATCCCGAAACGCTGGCGGCAGGGGCCGTTGCGTTCACGCTCCATCGCGAATTCTGGCGCTCTGGCATCGGCCAGACACAGCCGGGAAGCGCGGAAACGGTGAGTGTTCCCGCACGCGATGTCTCGCGGTTCCTCGACGAGAAGGACATCACCGTTTTGATTGCCGACATCGAAGGCGCCGAACTGGAACTCCTGCGGCACATGGACACCGCAGGGCTGGAGAAGATCGTCCTGGAGCTGCATCCCCAGCGGATCGGCAAGGCGGGCGTGCTCGAGATATTCCAGATTCTCTGCGCCAGCGGATTCGCCTACAACACGGCTTTGTCGGAGGGGTCGGTGGTGTGCTTTGAAGCGGTGACGTCGAGGTCCGCTGCAACGCAGGAACCTGCTTTTTCCACCGGCCGCGCCTGA